In the genome of Brienomyrus brachyistius isolate T26 chromosome 17, BBRACH_0.4, whole genome shotgun sequence, one region contains:
- the LOC125712236 gene encoding pleckstrin homology-like domain family B member 1 isoform X4: MGVVDNSSVLLVERMDLAKGNLELHVGEGVTDTLAGMEGLMRSRPEYGRQAHQCFQSTPLDLIEMEKGLKVQSELPHLVSLGSGRLSTAVTLIPLPEGHTSLGSGPGMDISIQGPGVEAQHCFIENRAGNITLHPCGTQCAIDGLVAYTPVRLSQGCMLCLGQSAFFRFNHPEEADRMKSMILDRDRGVRAQAGAENIVTGNSLFLPAASCERAPHGKDSLERDLQEIMDTLSSPVGPTELSLSNAVRYLRSPPRSPPVSYSNNNSSAPSPQPFSSPSSVDGSNYSPPRLPLVSTRSSSHHYTSQGPPSTPPHNQLYFPSFLGGGGPRDPPKLTGTGALPPPSPSRSPRSPRVPHPALESTVPTAQGQPSGGGVWELSPPSPPLNRWLPQSPGQHRRLAGCRERSPSPTPPGCFCSPSPLAAPNGHQQPRLPLLGGWESKGRIAEVIDSESDLLAYHQRQHDERLQEQEAERLERQRLETILNLCAEYNKGDPGVAEEVKAGFPLACSRGPCVDAGDGVEQTQPESDEENLREESSSTESTHQECEDPLESGSPELGDLEEERLRVLAQVDKLKNRVTELEKQLQESQEKADLEQALLHRERQGELERAEAEAQAIAQLQCRLSELDGAIQGEKEKGRASVESDRQALESLRRGLAELQSQLHGCPESLREQLQERLKRESELLDLETKRFEDLEFQQLEKESSLEDERETLSQKLLQEQAEYQSSLAHRKEKVAALENRASSRGLEAAQECEGLSQERDHTLQLLDKEKERFSSLEKRCLSLNRGTNFSKCSSTKNEEVLHISESDLSDEFHSQNFLCPPADAVIGPSSSSSLSRPREDHARMPDVCRTYGGDGHDSLSACPPQPCFPLPPSEKEYITVGQLRQIFGMPKADAPASPLAPSFQHSASCRTASPGFSPSLSFECDWVRPVMPSPDLEWWFQVLMATGEDVPPCPPPLPAKSLFSARSLQVYQGQTGSSVQYNSATLGRNRTAKSPLVASSNTGSLPRNLAVTLQGIEAKRQLALQQKGQQVIEEQRRRLAELRERAALEAQCQWEALRGSQSRLDAPPLLPGPAGIHHSILHHRHPSMGERPYDTVSLESSDSLDTSISTGDSSFPPDTFSSASMMDTLRMEEMERLLREAQLEKARLIESQVRESQARSELLEEERRKREEAERRLEEEMMLRQQLVEKEVKMRARNLSQARPMTRYLPNRKEELDLRSHIESAGHNLTSCYDLMLTEKMCKGYLVKMGGKIKSWKKRWFVFDRMRRTFSYYVDKHESKLKGVIYFQAIEEVYYDHLRSATKKGFFNLNFANSPNPALTFCVKTHDRLYYMVAPSSEAMRIWMDVIVTGAEGYTQFMT, translated from the exons GCCATACCTCGCTGGGCAGTGGACCCGGCATGGACATCAGCATCCAGGGTCCTGGCGTGGAGGCGCAGCATTGCTTCATTGAGAACCGGGCAGGGAACATCACACTGCATCCCTGCGGTACCCAGTGTGCAATTGACGGGCTGGTCGCCTACACTCCTGTGCGCCTCTCGCAAG gCTGTATGCTGTGCCTTGGTCAATCAGCCTTCTTTCGCTTCAACCACCCTGAAGAGGCTGACAGGATGAAGAGCATGATTTTGGATCGGGACcgaggggtccgagcacaagcaG GTGCAGAGAATATCGTCACTGGGAACAGTCTGTTTCTGCCAGCAGCCTCCTGTGAGAGAGCTCCCCATGGCAAGGACTCTTtggagagggacctgcaggaAATCATGGACACCCTGTCGTCCCCTGTAGGCCCCACCGAGCTCTCTCTGAGCAATGCGGTTCGGTATTTAAGGTCCCCCCCCAGGAGCCCGCCAGTGAGCTACAGCAATAATAACAGCTCCGCCCCTTCGCCCCAACCTTTCTCCTCCCCGTCGTCAGTGGACGGCTCCAACTATAGCCCCCCCCGCTTGCCCCTGGTGTCGACTCGCTCTTCCAGCCACCATTATACCTCCCAGGGCCCCCCGagcacacccccccacaatcagTTGTATTTCCCTTCCTTCTTGGGAGGTGGTGGTCCCAGAGACCCACCTAAACTGACTGGCACAggagcactgcccccccccagcccctcacGATCGCCCCGCTCCCCCCGGGTCCCCCATCCTGCACTGGAGTCCACCGTGCCTACTGCCCAGGGACAGCCCAGTGGTGGAGGAGTTTGGGAGCtgtccccccccagcccaccccttAATAGGTGGCTGCCGCAAAGCCCCGGGCAGCATCGCAGACTGGCTGGGTGCCGAGAGCGCAGCCCGTCCCCAACGCCACCGGGCTGTTTCTGCAGCCCCTCCCCTCTCGCCGCCCCCAATGGGCACCAGCAGCCAAGGCTCCCCCTACTGGGTGGGTGGGAAAGTAAAGGCAGAATCGCTGAGGTCATCGACAGCGAGAGCGACCTGCTGGCATACCACCAGCGGCAACACGATGAGCGGCTGCAGGAGCAAGAGGCGGAGAGGCTG GAACGCCAGCGTCTTGAGACTATCCTGAACCTGTGCGCCGAGTACAACAAGGGAGATCCGGGTGTAGCTGAGGAGGTGAAAGCCGGCTTTCCACTTGCCTGCAGCAGGGGACCCTGCGTGGATGCGGGGGACGGTGTGGAGCAAACACAGCCAGAGAGCGATGAGGAGAACCTCAGGGAGGagagcagcagcacagaaagcACCCACCAAGAG TGCGAGGACCCACTGGAATCTGGGTCCCCAGAGCTGGGAGACCTAGAAGAAGAACGATTGCGAGTCCTGGCCCAGGTGGACAAGCTGAAGAACCGGGTCACGGAGCTGGAGAAGCAGCTGCAGGAGTCCCAGGAGAAG GCAGATCTGGAGCAGGCGCTGCTACACAGGGAGCGGCAGGGGGAGCTAGAGCGGGCAGAAGCAGAGGCCCAGGCCATCGCACAGCTGCAGTGCAGGCTGAGCGAGTTGGACGGTGCCATCCAGGGCGAGAAAGAAAAG GGAAGGGCGAGTGTCGAATCAGATCGGCAGGCACTGGAGAGTCTGCGCAGGGGCTTGGCAGAGCTGCAGAGTCAGCTGCACGGGTGCCCCGAGTCCCTGAGAGAACAGCTGCAGGAGCGACTGAAGCGG GAGTCAGAGCTCCTGGACTTGGAGACGAAGCGTTTTGAGGACCTAGAATTCCAGCAGCTGGAGAAGGAGAGCAGCCTGGAGGACGAGCGGGAAACTCTGAGTCAGAAGCTGCTGCAGGAGCAGGCCGAGTACCAGAGCAGCCTGGCCCACAGAAAG GAGAAAGTGGCGGCACTGGAGAACCGGGCCAGCAGCCGCGGGCTGGAGGCGGCCCAGGAGTGTGAGGGGCTCAGCCAGGAACGGGACCACACCCTCCAGCTACTAGACAAG GAGAAGGAGAGGTTCTCTAGCCTGGAGAAAAGGTGCCTGAGTCTCAACAGAGGAACAAATTTCTCTAAATGTTCCTCTACCAAGAATGAG GAAGTGCTTCATATCAGCGAGAGTGACCTGTCAGATGAATTCCACTCCCAGAATTTCCTCTGTCCGCCTGCTGATGCAGTCATAGGcccttcctcatcctcctctctGAGCAGGCCTCGAGAG GATCATGCAAGGATGCCAGATGTCTGTAGGACGTACGGGGGTGATGGGCATGActccctctctgcctgcccACCTCAGCCCTGCTTCCCCCTTCCTCCCTCTGAG AAGGAGTACATCACTGTCGGACAGCTGAGGCAGATCTTTGGGATGCCGAAGGCGGATGCCCCCGCCAGCCCACTCGCCCCATCATTCCAGCACTCTGCTTCCTGTCGCACAGCTTCACCTGgcttctctccctccctgtcaTTTGAG TGTGACTGGGTTAGACCTGTGATGCCCTCTCCGGATTTAGAGTGGTGGTTCCAGGTGCTCATGGCTACTGGGGAGGATGTtcctccctgccccccgccTCTCCCAGCTAAATCTCTTTTCTCTGCCCGGTCACTGCAG GTGTATCAAGGGCAGACAGGATCTTCAGTGCAATACAACTCAGCCACTCTGGGACGTAACCGTACAGCTAAG AGCCCCCTGGTGGCCTCTAGCAACACTGGCAGCCTTCCACGAAACCTGGCCGTTACCCTGCAAGGTATCGAGGCCAAGAGGCAGCTGGCCTTACAGCAGAAAG GGCAGCAGGTAATCGAGGAGCAGCGGCGGCGGCTAGCTGAGCTGAGGGAGCGTGCTGCGCTGGAAGCACAGTGCCAGTGGGAGGCGCTGCGCGGGTCACAGTCCCGGCTTGACGCCCCTCCCCTGCTGCCTGGGCCTGCTGGGATACATCACTCTATCCTGCACCACCGGCACCCCTCGATGGGCGAGAGGCCATACGACACAGTGAGCCTGGAGAGCTCCGACAGCCTGGACACCAGCATCTCCACTGGTGACAGCTCCTTCCCTCCAGACACCTTCTCCAG TGCCAGCATGATGGACACCCTGCGGATGGAGGAGATGGAAAGGCTGCTACGAGAGGCCCAGCTAGAGAAGGCCAGGCTCATCGAGAGCCAG GTGAGGGAGAGCCAGGCGAGGAGTGAGCTGCTGGAGGAGGAGCGCAGGAAGCGGGAGGAGGCGGAGAGGAGGCTAGAGGAGGAGATGATGCTGAGACAGCAGCTGGTGGAGAAGGAGGTGAAGATGAGGGCCAGGAATCTGTCTCAG GCACGTCCCATGACCCGCTACCTGCCCAACCGCAAGGAGGAATTAGACCTGCGCTCGCATATCGAGTCCGCCGGCCATAACCTCACCAGCTGCTATGACTTGATGCTCACCGAGAAGATGTGCAAGGGCTACCTGGTCAAGATGGGTGGCAAAATCAAGTCGTGGAAGAAGCGCTGGTTTGTCTTTGACCGCATGAGGAGGACCTTCTCCTATTATGTGG acaagcACGAGAGCAAACTAAAGGGAGTCATTTACTTTCAAGCCATTGAGGAAGTCTATTACGACCACCTACGCAGTGCCACCAAG AAAGGATTTTTCAACCTGAATTTTGCCAAT AGCCCGAATCCTGCGCTGACCTTTTGTGTGAAGACACACGACCGGCTGTACTACATGGTGGCTCCATCCTCGGAGGCCATGCGCATCTGGATGGACGTCATAGTAACGGGCGCTGAAGGGTACACACAGTTCATGACCTGA
- the LOC125712236 gene encoding pleckstrin homology-like domain family B member 1 isoform X6 produces the protein MGVVDNSSVLLVERMDLAKGNLELHVGEGVTDTLAGMEGLMRSRPEYGRQAHQCFQSTPLDLIEMEKGLKVQSELPHLVSLGSGRLSTAVTLIPLPEGHTSLGSGPGMDISIQGPGVEAQHCFIENRAGNITLHPCGTQCAIDGLVAYTPVRLSQGCMLCLGQSAFFRFNHPEEADRMKSMILDRDRGVRAQAGAENIVTGNSLFLPAASCERAPHGKDSLERDLQEIMDTLSSPVGPTELSLSNAVRYLRSPPRSPPVSYSNNNSSAPSPQPFSSPSSVDGSNYSPPRLPLVSTRSSSHHYTSQGPPSTPPHNQLYFPSFLGGGGPRDPPKLTGTGALPPPSPSRSPRSPRVPHPALESTVPTAQGQPSGGGVWELSPPSPPLNRWLPQSPGQHRRLAGCRERSPSPTPPGCFCSPSPLAAPNGHQQPRLPLLGGWESKGRIAEVIDSESDLLAYHQRQHDERLQEQEAERLERQRLETILNLCAEYNKGDPGVAEEVKAGFPLACSRGPCVDAGDGVEQTQPESDEENLREESSSTESTHQECEDPLESGSPELGDLEEERLRVLAQVDKLKNRVTELEKQLQESQEKADLEQALLHRERQGELERAEAEAQAIAQLQCRLSELDGAIQGEKEKGRASVESDRQALESLRRGLAELQSQLHGCPESLREQLQERLKRESELLDLETKRFEDLEFQQLEKESSLEDERETLSQKLLQEQAEYQSSLAHRKEKVAALENRASSRGLEAAQECEGLSQERDHTLQLLDKEKERFSSLEKRCLSLNRGTNFSKCSSTKNEEVLHISESDLSDEFHSQNFLCPPADAVIGPSSSSSLSRPREDHARMPDVCRTYGGDGHDSLSACPPQPCFPLPPSEKEYITVGQLRQIFGMPKADAPASPLAPSFQHSASCRTASPGFSPSLSFECDWVRPVMPSPDLEWWFQVLMATGEDVPPCPPPLPAKSLFSARSLQVYQGQTGSSVQYNSATLGRNRTAKSPLVASSNTGSLPRNLAVTLQGIEAKRQLALQQKGQQVIEEQRRRLAELRERAALEAQCQWEALRGSQSRLDAPPLLPGPAGIHHSILHHRHPSMGERPYDTVSLESSDSLDTSISTGDSSFPPDTFSSASMMDTLRMEEMERLLREAQLEKARLIESQVRESQARSELLEEERRKREEAERRLEEEMMLRQQLVEKEVKMRARNLSQARPMTRYLPNRKEELDLRSHIESAGHNLTSCYDLMLTEKMCKGYLVKMGGKIKSWKKRWFVFDRMRRTFSYYVDKHESKLKGVIYFQAIEEVYYDHLRSATKSPNPALTFCVKTHDRLYYMVAPSSEAMRIWMDVIVTGAEGYTQFMT, from the exons GCCATACCTCGCTGGGCAGTGGACCCGGCATGGACATCAGCATCCAGGGTCCTGGCGTGGAGGCGCAGCATTGCTTCATTGAGAACCGGGCAGGGAACATCACACTGCATCCCTGCGGTACCCAGTGTGCAATTGACGGGCTGGTCGCCTACACTCCTGTGCGCCTCTCGCAAG gCTGTATGCTGTGCCTTGGTCAATCAGCCTTCTTTCGCTTCAACCACCCTGAAGAGGCTGACAGGATGAAGAGCATGATTTTGGATCGGGACcgaggggtccgagcacaagcaG GTGCAGAGAATATCGTCACTGGGAACAGTCTGTTTCTGCCAGCAGCCTCCTGTGAGAGAGCTCCCCATGGCAAGGACTCTTtggagagggacctgcaggaAATCATGGACACCCTGTCGTCCCCTGTAGGCCCCACCGAGCTCTCTCTGAGCAATGCGGTTCGGTATTTAAGGTCCCCCCCCAGGAGCCCGCCAGTGAGCTACAGCAATAATAACAGCTCCGCCCCTTCGCCCCAACCTTTCTCCTCCCCGTCGTCAGTGGACGGCTCCAACTATAGCCCCCCCCGCTTGCCCCTGGTGTCGACTCGCTCTTCCAGCCACCATTATACCTCCCAGGGCCCCCCGagcacacccccccacaatcagTTGTATTTCCCTTCCTTCTTGGGAGGTGGTGGTCCCAGAGACCCACCTAAACTGACTGGCACAggagcactgcccccccccagcccctcacGATCGCCCCGCTCCCCCCGGGTCCCCCATCCTGCACTGGAGTCCACCGTGCCTACTGCCCAGGGACAGCCCAGTGGTGGAGGAGTTTGGGAGCtgtccccccccagcccaccccttAATAGGTGGCTGCCGCAAAGCCCCGGGCAGCATCGCAGACTGGCTGGGTGCCGAGAGCGCAGCCCGTCCCCAACGCCACCGGGCTGTTTCTGCAGCCCCTCCCCTCTCGCCGCCCCCAATGGGCACCAGCAGCCAAGGCTCCCCCTACTGGGTGGGTGGGAAAGTAAAGGCAGAATCGCTGAGGTCATCGACAGCGAGAGCGACCTGCTGGCATACCACCAGCGGCAACACGATGAGCGGCTGCAGGAGCAAGAGGCGGAGAGGCTG GAACGCCAGCGTCTTGAGACTATCCTGAACCTGTGCGCCGAGTACAACAAGGGAGATCCGGGTGTAGCTGAGGAGGTGAAAGCCGGCTTTCCACTTGCCTGCAGCAGGGGACCCTGCGTGGATGCGGGGGACGGTGTGGAGCAAACACAGCCAGAGAGCGATGAGGAGAACCTCAGGGAGGagagcagcagcacagaaagcACCCACCAAGAG TGCGAGGACCCACTGGAATCTGGGTCCCCAGAGCTGGGAGACCTAGAAGAAGAACGATTGCGAGTCCTGGCCCAGGTGGACAAGCTGAAGAACCGGGTCACGGAGCTGGAGAAGCAGCTGCAGGAGTCCCAGGAGAAG GCAGATCTGGAGCAGGCGCTGCTACACAGGGAGCGGCAGGGGGAGCTAGAGCGGGCAGAAGCAGAGGCCCAGGCCATCGCACAGCTGCAGTGCAGGCTGAGCGAGTTGGACGGTGCCATCCAGGGCGAGAAAGAAAAG GGAAGGGCGAGTGTCGAATCAGATCGGCAGGCACTGGAGAGTCTGCGCAGGGGCTTGGCAGAGCTGCAGAGTCAGCTGCACGGGTGCCCCGAGTCCCTGAGAGAACAGCTGCAGGAGCGACTGAAGCGG GAGTCAGAGCTCCTGGACTTGGAGACGAAGCGTTTTGAGGACCTAGAATTCCAGCAGCTGGAGAAGGAGAGCAGCCTGGAGGACGAGCGGGAAACTCTGAGTCAGAAGCTGCTGCAGGAGCAGGCCGAGTACCAGAGCAGCCTGGCCCACAGAAAG GAGAAAGTGGCGGCACTGGAGAACCGGGCCAGCAGCCGCGGGCTGGAGGCGGCCCAGGAGTGTGAGGGGCTCAGCCAGGAACGGGACCACACCCTCCAGCTACTAGACAAG GAGAAGGAGAGGTTCTCTAGCCTGGAGAAAAGGTGCCTGAGTCTCAACAGAGGAACAAATTTCTCTAAATGTTCCTCTACCAAGAATGAG GAAGTGCTTCATATCAGCGAGAGTGACCTGTCAGATGAATTCCACTCCCAGAATTTCCTCTGTCCGCCTGCTGATGCAGTCATAGGcccttcctcatcctcctctctGAGCAGGCCTCGAGAG GATCATGCAAGGATGCCAGATGTCTGTAGGACGTACGGGGGTGATGGGCATGActccctctctgcctgcccACCTCAGCCCTGCTTCCCCCTTCCTCCCTCTGAG AAGGAGTACATCACTGTCGGACAGCTGAGGCAGATCTTTGGGATGCCGAAGGCGGATGCCCCCGCCAGCCCACTCGCCCCATCATTCCAGCACTCTGCTTCCTGTCGCACAGCTTCACCTGgcttctctccctccctgtcaTTTGAG TGTGACTGGGTTAGACCTGTGATGCCCTCTCCGGATTTAGAGTGGTGGTTCCAGGTGCTCATGGCTACTGGGGAGGATGTtcctccctgccccccgccTCTCCCAGCTAAATCTCTTTTCTCTGCCCGGTCACTGCAG GTGTATCAAGGGCAGACAGGATCTTCAGTGCAATACAACTCAGCCACTCTGGGACGTAACCGTACAGCTAAG AGCCCCCTGGTGGCCTCTAGCAACACTGGCAGCCTTCCACGAAACCTGGCCGTTACCCTGCAAGGTATCGAGGCCAAGAGGCAGCTGGCCTTACAGCAGAAAG GGCAGCAGGTAATCGAGGAGCAGCGGCGGCGGCTAGCTGAGCTGAGGGAGCGTGCTGCGCTGGAAGCACAGTGCCAGTGGGAGGCGCTGCGCGGGTCACAGTCCCGGCTTGACGCCCCTCCCCTGCTGCCTGGGCCTGCTGGGATACATCACTCTATCCTGCACCACCGGCACCCCTCGATGGGCGAGAGGCCATACGACACAGTGAGCCTGGAGAGCTCCGACAGCCTGGACACCAGCATCTCCACTGGTGACAGCTCCTTCCCTCCAGACACCTTCTCCAG TGCCAGCATGATGGACACCCTGCGGATGGAGGAGATGGAAAGGCTGCTACGAGAGGCCCAGCTAGAGAAGGCCAGGCTCATCGAGAGCCAG GTGAGGGAGAGCCAGGCGAGGAGTGAGCTGCTGGAGGAGGAGCGCAGGAAGCGGGAGGAGGCGGAGAGGAGGCTAGAGGAGGAGATGATGCTGAGACAGCAGCTGGTGGAGAAGGAGGTGAAGATGAGGGCCAGGAATCTGTCTCAG GCACGTCCCATGACCCGCTACCTGCCCAACCGCAAGGAGGAATTAGACCTGCGCTCGCATATCGAGTCCGCCGGCCATAACCTCACCAGCTGCTATGACTTGATGCTCACCGAGAAGATGTGCAAGGGCTACCTGGTCAAGATGGGTGGCAAAATCAAGTCGTGGAAGAAGCGCTGGTTTGTCTTTGACCGCATGAGGAGGACCTTCTCCTATTATGTGG acaagcACGAGAGCAAACTAAAGGGAGTCATTTACTTTCAAGCCATTGAGGAAGTCTATTACGACCACCTACGCAGTGCCACCAAG AGCCCGAATCCTGCGCTGACCTTTTGTGTGAAGACACACGACCGGCTGTACTACATGGTGGCTCCATCCTCGGAGGCCATGCGCATCTGGATGGACGTCATAGTAACGGGCGCTGAAGGGTACACACAGTTCATGACCTGA